One segment of Mus caroli chromosome 6, CAROLI_EIJ_v1.1, whole genome shotgun sequence DNA contains the following:
- the Lrrn1 gene encoding leucine-rich repeat neuronal protein 1 has translation MARLSTGKAACQVVLGLLITSLTESSILTSECPQLCVCEIRPWFTPQSTYREATTVDCNDLRLTRIPGNLSSDTQVLLLQSNNIAKTVDELQQLFNLTELDFSQNNFTNIKEVGLANLTQLTTLHLEENQISEMTDYCLQDLSNLQELYINHNQISTISANAFSGLKNLLRLHLNSNKLKVIDSRWFDSTPNLEILMIGENPVIGILDMNFRPLSNLRSLVLAGMYLTDVPGNALVGLDSLESLSFYDNKLIKVPQLALQKVPNLKFLDLNKNPIHKIQEGDFKNMLRLKELGINNMGELVSVDRYALDNLPELTKLEATNNPKLSYIHRLAFRSVPALESLMLNNNALNAVYQKTVESLPNLREISIHSNPLRCDCVIHWINSNKTNIRFMEPLSMFCAMPPEYRGQQVKEVLIQDSSEQCLPMISHDTFPNHLNMDIGTTLFLDCRAMAEPEPEIYWVTPVGNKITVETLSDKYKLSSEGTLEIANIQIEDSGRYTCVAQNVQGADTRVATIKVNGTLLDGAQVLKIYVKQTESHSILVSWKVNSNVMTSNLKWSSATMKIDNPHITYTARVPVDVHEYNLTHLQPSTDYEVCLTVSNIHQQTQKSCVNVTTKTAAFALDISDHETSTALAAVMGSMFAVISLASIAIYIAKRFKRKNYHHSLKKYMQKTSSIPLNELYPPLINLWEADSDKDKDGSADTKPTQVDTSRSYYMW, from the coding sequence ATGGCCAGATTGAGCACTGGGAAAGCAGCTTGCCAGGTGGTGCTGGGCTTGCTGATAACTTCATTAACTGAATCTTCCATACTGACTAGTGAGTGTCCCCAGCTTTGTGTTTGTGAAATTCGTCCTTGGTTTACCCCACAGTCCACCTACAGAGAAGCCACCACCGTGGATTGTAATGACCTCCGCCTAACCAGGATCCCTGGCAACCTCTCTAGTGACACACAAGTGCTTCTCTTACAGAGCAATAACATCGCCAAGACCGTGGACGAGCTGCAGCAGCTCTTCAACTTGACTGAGCTGGATTTCTCCCAGAACAACTTTACAAACATTAAAGAGGTAGGGTTGGCAAACTTGACCCAGCTCACAACCCTGCATCTAGAGGAAAATCAGATTTCAGAGATGACGGATTACTGTCTGCAAGACCTCAGCAACCTTCAAGAACTCTATATCAACCACAACCAGATCAGCACAATCTCTGCCAACGCCTTTTCTGGCTTGAAAAATCTCTTGAGGCTGCACCTGAATTCCAATAAGTTGAAAGTGATCGATAGCCGCTGGTTTGATTCCACTCCCAACCTGGAGATTCTCATGATTGGGGAAAATCCTGTGATTGGAATCCTGGACATGAACTTCAGACCTCTCTCCAACCTGAGAAGCCTCGTGTTAGCAGGAATGTACCTCACTGATGTTCCCGGAAACGCCTTGGTAGGCTTGGACAGCCTCGAGAGCCTGTCTTTCTATGACAACAAACTGATCAAAGTCCCTCAACTTGCCCTGCAAAAAGTTCCCAATTTGAAATTTTTAGACCTCAATAAAAATCCTATTCACAAAATCCAAGAAGGagactttaaaaatatgcttCGGTTGAAAGAACTGGGAATCAACAACATGGGAGAGCTGGTTTCGGTGGACCGCTATGCCCTGGATAACTTGCCAGAATTGACAAAGCTCGAAGCAACCAATAACCCCAAACTGTCATACATCCACCGTTTGGCTTTCCGGAGTGTCCCGGCTCTAGAAAGCTTAATGTTGAACAACAACGCCTTGAATGCCGTGTACCAAAAAACAGTGGAATCTCTTCCCAATCTGCGTGAGATCAGCATCCACAGCAACCCGCTGAGGTGTGACTGTGTCATCCACTGGATCAACTCCAACAAAACCAACATTCGCTTCATGGAGCCCCTCTCCATGTTCTGTGCCATGCCACCGGAATACAGGGGGCAGCAGGTGAAGGAGGTCCTAATCCAGGACTCAAGTGAGCAGTGCCTCCCGATGATATCGCACGATACATTCCCTAATCATCTAAACATGGACATCGGTACAACACTTTTCCTAGACTGTCGGGCCATGGCTGAGCCAGAACCAGAGATTTACTGGGTCACTCCCGTTGGAAATAAGATAACCGTGGAAACTCTTTCAGACAAATACAAGCTGAGTAGTGAGGGTACCTTGGAGATAGCAAACATACAAATTGAAGACTCAGGAAGATACACCTGCGTTGCCCAGAATGTCCAAGGAGCAGACACTCGAGTGGCAACTATCAAGGTTAATGGAACCCTTCTAGACGGTGCCCAGGTGCTGAAAATATATGTCAAACAGACAGAATCTCATTCGATTTTAGTATCCTGGAAAGTTAACTCCAATGTCATGACATCGAACTTGAAATGGTCATCTGCCACTATGAAGATCGACAACCCCCACATAACATACACAGCCAGGGTGCCGGTAGATGTTCATGAATATAACCTAACACATCTGCAGCCTTCTACGGATTATGAAGTGTGTCTCACGGTGTCCAACATCCATCAGCAGACTCAGAAGTCATGTGTCAATGTCACAACCAAAACCGCTGCCTTCGCCCTGGACATCTCTGACCATGAAACCAGCACCGCCCTTGCTGCGGTGATGGGGTCCATGTTCGCCGTCATCAGTCTAGCATCCATCGCTATTTACATCGCGAAAAGGTTTAAGAGGAAAAATTACCACCATTCGCTGAAAAAGTATATGCAAAAAACCTCGTCCATCCCACTGAACGAGCTGTACCCCCCACTCATTAACCTCTGGGAAGCTGACAGTGACAAGGACAAAGATGGCTCGGCAGACACCAAGCCAACCCAGGTTGACACATCCAGAAGCTATTACATGTGGTAA